A part of Rattus rattus isolate New Zealand chromosome 4, Rrattus_CSIRO_v1, whole genome shotgun sequence genomic DNA contains:
- the Lrg1 gene encoding leucine-rich alpha-2-glycoprotein, with protein sequence MASWQHQGRTLFLLALLGGVSGLRECLILQSVKGSTVSCHGPTEFPSSLPADTVHLSVEFSSLTQLPAAALQGCPGLQELHLSSNRLQELSPGLLAPVPRLRVLDLTRNALRSLPPGLFRSAAALSTLVLRENQLQEASARWLQGLDALGYLDLAENRLRSLPARLLANLGALHTLDLGHNLLESLPEGFLRGPRRLQRLHLEGNRLQRLEAGLLAPQPFLGVLFLNDNQLTAVAADSFRGLKQLDMLDLSNNSLSSTPPGLWAFLGRPTRDMQDGFDVSHNPWVCDKDLVDLCRWLAANRHKMFSQNDTLCAGPEAVRGQRLLDVAELGTL encoded by the exons ATGGCCTCTTGGCAGCATCAAGGGAG AACCCTGTTCCTCCTGGCCCTCTTGGGCGGGGTGTCGGGCCTCAGGGAATGCTTGATACTGCAGTCGGTTAAGGGAAGCACGGTCTCCTGCCACGGTCCCACTGAGTTCCCGAGCTCCCTCCCGGCCGACACTGTCCATCTGTCGGTGGAATTCTCCAGCCTGACTCAGCTGCCCGCCGCCGCCCTGCAAGGGTGTCCCGGTCTGCAGGAGCTGCACCTCTCCAGCAACCGCCTGCAGGAACTGTCCCCCGGGCTGCTGGCGCCGGTGCCCCGGCTGCGCGTCCTGGATCTGACTCGCAATGCTCTCCGCAGCCTGCCCCCCGGTTTGTTCCGCAGCGCGGCCGCCCTGAGCACCCTGGTCCTGAGGGAGAACCAGCTGCAGGAGGCGAGCGCGCGCTGGCTGCAGGGCCTGGACGCCCTGGGCTACTTGGACCTGGCGGAGAACCGGCTGCGCTCGCTGCCCGCTAGGCTCCTTGCCAACCTAGGCGCCCTGCACACCCTCGACCTTGGGCACAACCTGCTTGAGTCGCTGCCCGAGGGATTCCTGCGGGGCCCCAGGCGGCTACAGCGCCTGCACCTGGAAGGGAACCGGCTGCAAAGGCTGGAGGCTGGCTTACTTGCGCCCCAGCCGTTCCTGGGCGTCCTGTTCCTGAATGACAACCAGCTAACCGCGGTGGCGGCCGACTCCTTTCGGGGCTTAAAGCAGCTGGATATGTTGGATCTGTCCAATAACTCTCTGTCCAGCACTCCCCCGGGTCTGTGGGCGTTCCTGGGGAGACCGACCCGCGATATGCAGGATGGCTTCGATGTCTCCCACAACCCCTGGGTCTGTGACAAGGACCTCGTGGACCTGTGCCGCTGGCTGGCCGCCAACCGACATAAGATGTTCTCGCAGAACGACACGCTCTGTGCGGGGCCCGAGGCCGTGAGGGGACAGCGACTGCTGGACGTGGCAGAGCTGGGGACCTTGTGA